The following are from one region of the Corylus avellana chromosome ca1, CavTom2PMs-1.0 genome:
- the LOC132190305 gene encoding acyl carrier protein 1, mitochondrial — translation MALRAAILRHVRVPIQTLTLTGPKPQVRGPNGGSLRFLSSHGDDHLTKGEVIDRVLSVVKSFPKVDPSKVDPDVHFQKDLGLDSLDNVEIVMALEEEFKLEIPDKEADKIDSCLLAIEYIYNHPMAG, via the exons atggcatTGAGGGCAGCCATACTTCGCCACGTCCGAGTGCCAAtccaaaccctaaccctaactgGACCGAAACCGCAGGTACGGGGTCCGAACGGTGGATCCCTCCGCTTCCTGTCATCGCACGGCGACGATCATCTGACGAAAGGCGAGGTCATCGACAGAGTGCTCTCCGTGGTCAAGAGCTTCCCCAAGGTCGATCCCTCCAAG GTGGATCCTGATGTACATTTCCAGAAGGATTTGGGTTTGGATAGCTTGGACAATGTGGAAATTGTAATGGCTCTGGAAGAAGAGTTTAAGCTGGAGATTCCAGACAAGGAAGCCGATAAGATTGACTCATGTCTTCTTGCGATTGAATACATCTATAACCATCCAATGGCTGGTTAA
- the LOC132167779 gene encoding protein TRIGALACTOSYLDIACYLGLYCEROL 4, chloroplastic, with protein sequence MANLRTAMDSTFWDLNVSSPRTLEGAARTVPGEPFPLDGARASRALRIQQLSLLGNGFPLGIIPSYGPAAHKELGSFSLQTLLLKHATSRWWLGLIGQFRPKKLISSIKAEFSDIDDLEFPGFKDVAKHFIDKALYSFGLCSQLSLTPSSSLLLSTEGHGEKNGRRHKMMLFQKLPLHDLTLEAAWPELFIDHKGRYWDVPESISLDLSSLVSKSGLRYRVGLHKNSGHPKALNATDGEAPLSLMPGLCAKAAFSYEKSRDFWREEEKEEDVTVETDKGSFWRPSYDVRLREPHSAISGIIGGACAAWFGGRESSVVAASRGDDDISINAKKRSPLSADLFGSVCYTFQHGNFRNLYGDLTRVDARLDICSASAFASRVLNGLKRSSVDSVENPASSPRLNLIFQQQVYGPIVYRVDSRVLLDYSSGRRGPHVEDFICSLSYSLRLLNSGKVVAWYSPKRKEGMIELRLFEF encoded by the exons ATGGCGAACCTAAGGACGGCAATGGACTCAACATTCTGGGACCTGAACGTGTCCTCGCCGCGGACCCTGGAGGGCGCGGCCCGGACCGTTCCAGGCGAGCCGTTTCCGCTGGACGGGGCTCGAGCCAGCCGAGCCCTCCGGATTCAGCAGCTCTCGCTGCTGGGAAATGGGTTTCCTCTGGGGATTATTCCCTCCTATGGCCCCGCTGCTCACAAGGAGTTGGGCTCGTTTTCTCTCCAGACTCTCTTGCTCAAACACGCAACTTCTAGGTG GTGGCTTGGATTAATTGGGCAGTTCCGTCCAAAGAAATTAATTTCTTCTATTAAAGCTGAATTTTCTGATATTGATGATTTGGAGTTCCCGGGATTCAAGGATGTGGCAAAGCATTTCATTGACAAAGCACTCTATTCGTTTGGATTATGTTCACAGCTTTCCTTGACCCCTTCATCATCCTTATTGTTGAGCACAGAAGGACATGGTGAGAAAAATGGACGCCGGCACAAAATGATGCTCTTTCAAAAG CTCCCTCTTCATGATCTTACCTTGGAGGCGGCATGGCCTGAGTTGTTCATTGACCATAAAGGACGATATTGGGATGTGCCTGAGTCCATATCATTAGATCTGTCATCACTTGTTTCTAAATCTGGATTGCGTTACCGCGTTGGTTTACACAAAAATAGTGGCCATCCCAAGGCACTTAATGCCACAGATGGTGAGGCACCTTTATCTCTAATGCCTGGATTATGTGCAAAGGCTGCATTTTCATATGAGAAGAGCCGGGACTTTTGGAGAgaggaggagaaagaggaagatGTCACAGTAGAGACAGACAAGGGTTCATTTTGGCGACCTTCATATGATGTGCGCCTCAGAGAGCCACATTCAGCTATATCTGGAATTATTG GTGGCGCCTGTGCGGCCTGGTTTGGGGGCAGAGAAAGCTCAGTGGTTGCTGCATCAAGGGGAGATGATGACATTTCTATAAATGCTAAGAAGAGAAGTCCATTGAGCGCAGATTTATTTGGTTCGGTTTGCTATACTTTCCAGCATGGAAATTTCAGAAATCTATATGGTGACCTGACCAGGGTAGATGCTCGCTTGGATATTTGTTCAGCATCAGCTTTTGCTTCAAGGGTTCTCAATGGCTTGAAGAGGTCTTCCGTTGATAGCGTAGAAAATCCGGCCTCTTCCCCGAGGCTCAATTTGATCTTTCAACAGCAG GTTTACGGGCCAATCGTCTATCGAGTAGATTCTAGGGTTTTGCTGGATTATTCATCTGGGAGGCGTGGCCCACATGTAGAGGATTTCATATGCAGCTTAAGTTACTCATTGAGGCTTCTAAATTCGGGAAAAGTTGTTGCTTGGTATTCTCCAAAGAGGAAAGAGGGGATGATTGAGTTGCGCCTATTTGAGTTttaa
- the LOC132167063 gene encoding putative invertase inhibitor: MRPLCTSFFFFFFFFFHAINGHNLIHETCKMCAQKDPNLSYNFCVTSLQAVPKSGCANLRHLGTISIRLTKQNVTATRHRIKKLLEKKNLDPFVKGCLNDCFELYSDAIPSLKKALKAYKGRRYQDANIAVSSVIDAATTCEDGFSEQDGIVSPLTKSNNDTFQLSAIALSIINMLG, translated from the coding sequence ATGAGGCCTCTTTGcacctcttttttcttcttcttcttcttcttcttccacgcCATCAACGGCCACAATCTCATCCATGAAACCTGCAAGATGTGCGCTCAGAAGGATCCGAACCTCAGCTACAACTTCTGCGTAACCTCCCTCCAAGCGGTTCCGAAGAGCGGCTGCGCCAATCTCCGCCATCTCGGCACTATCTCGATCAGGTTAACGAAGCAGAACGTTACAGCGACGAGGCACCGCATCAAGAAGCTCttggagaagaaaaatttaGACCCTTTTGTTAAAGGGTGCTTAAATGACTGCTTTGAACTTTATTCAGACGCCATTCCTTCTCTGAAAAAGGCCTTGAAAGCTTACAAGGGTAGGCGCTATCAAGATGCCAACATCGCTGTGAGTTCTGTCATCGACGCTGCCACAACTTGCGAGGACGGATTCAGTGAACAGGACGGCATCGTTTCGCCGTTAACAAAGAGTAATAACGACACCTTTCAGCTCTCTGCTATCGCGCTTTCGATTATCAATATGCTAGGTTGA